One window of the Rufibacter radiotolerans genome contains the following:
- a CDS encoding Mrp/NBP35 family ATP-binding protein, translated as MAITQEDVLKALSYVEEPDLGKDLVTLNMIEDVQINGLDVSFTVILTTPACPLKDLIRNACIRAIHTMVDKNANVTVNMTSRVTTARQDNASILKGVKNIIAVASGKGGVGKSTVTANLAVALAQSGAKVGLVDADISGPSVPTMFGVEDARPRMFRSDDGRNLIEPIEKYGIKLISIGFLTPAEHAVVWRGPMASSALKQFITEVDWGELDYLLIDLPPGTSDIHLTLVQTVPVTGAIIVTTPQKVAIADALKGLQMFRQPQINVPVLGLVENMAYFTPAELPENKYYIFGQGGGRDLAERYGVPFIGEIPLVQSIRESGDQGAPQILQTGTPAALAFEQVAQEVARQISVRNASMAKTKIVEIKA; from the coding sequence ATGGCTATTACTCAAGAAGACGTATTAAAAGCCCTCAGTTATGTAGAGGAACCAGACTTAGGCAAAGACCTGGTAACGCTTAACATGATAGAGGATGTACAGATAAACGGTTTGGATGTTTCCTTTACCGTCATCCTCACCACCCCGGCCTGCCCCCTGAAAGACCTGATCAGAAATGCCTGTATCAGAGCCATTCACACCATGGTAGACAAGAACGCGAACGTGACGGTGAACATGACCTCCCGCGTGACCACGGCCCGGCAAGACAATGCCAGCATCCTTAAGGGCGTAAAGAATATCATAGCCGTGGCCTCTGGCAAAGGCGGCGTGGGTAAATCTACGGTGACCGCTAACCTGGCGGTGGCCCTGGCCCAGTCCGGCGCCAAGGTAGGCTTGGTAGACGCAGACATCTCCGGCCCCTCCGTACCTACCATGTTTGGCGTGGAAGACGCCCGCCCCAGAATGTTCCGCTCTGACGATGGCCGCAACCTGATTGAGCCCATTGAGAAGTACGGCATCAAACTCATCTCCATCGGGTTCCTGACCCCGGCCGAGCACGCCGTAGTATGGCGCGGCCCCATGGCCAGTTCTGCCCTTAAGCAATTCATTACGGAGGTAGACTGGGGCGAGCTGGATTATTTGCTCATTGACCTTCCGCCGGGAACCAGTGACATTCACTTGACGTTGGTACAGACAGTACCGGTAACGGGTGCCATCATTGTGACCACCCCGCAGAAAGTGGCCATTGCCGATGCCCTGAAGGGTTTGCAGATGTTCCGGCAGCCGCAGATCAACGTTCCGGTATTGGGCTTGGTAGAGAACATGGCCTACTTCACGCCGGCTGAACTGCCAGAGAATAAATATTATATCTTTGGCCAGGGCGGCGGACGTGATCTGGCAGAGCGCTACGGGGTTCCGTTTATTGGCGAGATTCCCCTGGTACAGAGCATTAGAGAAAGCGGTGACCAGGGCGCCCCGCAGATTCTGCAGACCGGCACCCCGGCGGCCCTTGCCTTTGAGCAGGTTGCCCAGGAAGTGGCCCGCCAGATATCGGTGAGGAACGCCAGCATGGCCAAAACCAAAATAGTAGAAATTAAAGCGTAA
- a CDS encoding NifU family protein — protein MVDIALKEILIQKVEQALDTIRPYLKTDGGDVKVLNITEEKVVELELLGACGSCPMSAMTFKGGIEQAIMRAVPEITGIVAVNLTPMDV, from the coding sequence ATGGTAGATATCGCACTAAAGGAGATCTTGATTCAGAAGGTAGAGCAGGCTCTGGACACTATCCGGCCGTACCTGAAAACCGACGGCGGCGACGTAAAAGTGTTGAACATCACCGAGGAGAAAGTGGTGGAGTTGGAGTTGCTGGGCGCCTGTGGTTCCTGCCCCATGTCTGCCATGACCTTTAAGGGCGGCATTGAGCAAGCCATCATGCGCGCCGTGCCCGAGATCACCGGCATTGTAGCCGTGAACCTGACCCCTATGGACGTGTAA